From one uncultured Methanobrevibacter sp. genomic stretch:
- a CDS encoding methanogenesis marker 7 protein — protein sequence MYETLTFTGGIHKSEELKELIEDLGGFVLQSNILQMELVLNMAVPIDDVDIIKEKAKELLGELSVAPMAGSEIAIVSPTLARHHLPHAACDISEYLRRYGAKDNMVGLARGHGKGTAGISETEKALIEEHDIAIFALGSFKQCIIDKAYLYNDIDIPVIVTGAPEIDLEELPGVDAYVPGLGRIPRRLKRGENIRALKKLVETVEDLLEKRKKELAQDPPIAPSILVKSEIETQVPAIKEVISPTPVTSQLCGLRVKLDYDKYHEEIENVVIGDQKLKDIAEIKKSHFYDYILVELLTESSLVD from the coding sequence ATGTATGAAACCTTAACATTCACTGGTGGAATTCACAAAAGCGAAGAATTGAAAGAATTAATTGAGGATTTAGGAGGTTTTGTTCTTCAATCCAATATATTGCAAATGGAACTTGTATTGAATATGGCGGTTCCTATTGATGATGTGGATATTATTAAGGAAAAGGCTAAAGAGCTTTTAGGTGAACTCTCTGTTGCACCTATGGCAGGTTCTGAAATAGCTATTGTTTCCCCAACTCTTGCAAGACACCACCTTCCTCATGCTGCATGTGATATCTCCGAATACCTTAGACGTTATGGTGCTAAAGACAATATGGTCGGGTTGGCTCGTGGTCATGGTAAAGGAACTGCAGGAATCAGTGAAACTGAAAAGGCATTGATTGAAGAGCATGACATAGCCATTTTTGCATTAGGAAGCTTCAAGCAATGCATTATTGATAAGGCTTATCTTTACAATGACATTGATATTCCAGTGATTGTCACAGGTGCACCTGAAATTGATTTGGAAGAATTGCCTGGTGTAGACGCTTATGTTCCAGGATTAGGTAGAATTCCACGCAGATTAAAAAGAGGGGAAAACATAAGAGCTTTGAAAAAGTTAGTTGAAACTGTTGAAGACCTTTTGGAAAAACGTAAAAAAGAGCTTGCTCAAGACCCTCCAATTGCACCTTCAATTTTAGTCAAGAGCGAGATTGAAACTCAAGTTCCAGCTATTAAGGAAGTCATTTCCCCAACTCCTGTAACAAGTCAACTCTGTGGGCTTAGAGTAAAATTGGATTATGACAAGTATCATGAGGAAATTGAAAATGTAGTTATAGGGGACCAAAAATTAAAGGACATTGCAGAGATTAAAAAATCTCATTTCTATGATTACATACTCGTAGAGCTTTTAACTGAAAGTTCTTTAGTGGATTAA
- a CDS encoding arsenate reductase family protein, translated as MLFIYYPRCSTCQKAKKWLDENGFEYDEQHIVEENPDYDQLKALYEKSGLPLKRFFNTSGKIYREMQLKDKLPEMSEEEQLKILSTEGMLVKRPIIETEDNIVLTGFRQKEWEEKLK; from the coding sequence ATGTTATTTATTTACTACCCAAGATGCAGCACATGCCAAAAGGCTAAGAAATGGTTAGACGAAAATGGATTCGAATATGATGAACAGCATATTGTTGAGGAAAATCCCGATTATGATCAATTGAAGGCATTATATGAGAAAAGTGGACTACCTCTCAAGAGGTTCTTCAACACAAGTGGTAAAATTTACAGAGAGATGCAATTAAAAGACAAGTTACCAGAAATGAGTGAAGAAGAACAATTGAAGATTTTATCTACTGAAGGCATGCTTGTAAAACGTCCAATAATTGAGACTGAAGATAATATAGTGCTTACTGGTTTTAGACAAAAAGAGTGGGAAGAGAAATTAAAATAA
- a CDS encoding glutathione peroxidase encodes MSIYDFEVKDTQGNMVSLSEYKGKVLLIVNSATKCGFTPQYTELNEIFNEFKDEGFVILDFPCNQFGNQAPGTGEEIAATCRSEYLVPYPIFEKIEVNGENEEPLYAYLKQEQPFKDITGDGARKLKMVLKVMDRHYKDNDDIKWNFTKFLVDREGNVVQRFEPTESLDDVKARVKELL; translated from the coding sequence ATGTCAATTTATGATTTTGAAGTAAAAGACACTCAAGGAAACATGGTTTCCTTAAGTGAATACAAAGGAAAAGTATTGTTAATTGTCAACTCTGCTACCAAATGTGGTTTCACTCCACAATACACTGAATTGAATGAAATCTTCAATGAATTCAAGGATGAAGGATTTGTCATTTTAGATTTCCCATGTAACCAATTTGGTAATCAAGCTCCTGGTACTGGAGAGGAAATTGCAGCTACCTGCCGCAGTGAGTATTTGGTTCCTTATCCAATCTTTGAAAAGATTGAAGTGAATGGTGAAAACGAAGAGCCATTATACGCTTACTTAAAGCAAGAGCAACCATTTAAAGACATCACTGGTGATGGGGCTAGAAAATTGAAAATGGTCCTTAAGGTAATGGATAGACATTATAAGGACAATGATGACATCAAATGGAACTTCACTAAATTTTTAGTTGATAGAGAAGGAAATGTAGTTCAACGTTTCGAGCCAACTGAAAGTTTAGATGATGTTAAGGCAAGAGTTAAAGAATTATTATAA
- a CDS encoding MalY/PatB family protein, which produces MKYNFDSIIDRKHTNSLKWDLFDDEYPMWVADMDFYAAPLIYESVNRKAKHGVYAYSFVNDEIFDSYINWWKKYGLDMKRDELLFATGVMPSITSIIRAFTDVGDNVLIQTPVYHVFFYVIEDNDRNVVENPLIYDSDSNDVETAYAIDFDDLEEKFKDPKTKLMLLCNPHNPIGRIWDEKTLEKIAVLANKYDVIVVSDEIHCDLTDPDLKYVPFASLDHELSNNSITCISPSKTFNIAGLQSSAVFTRNKELYEVLEKQLSVDCFNHPNIFSIDATIAAYKSEDWLNELREVLFENKMIVDEFLKSEIPEIKLVPANATYLLWLDCSKLRGENFEGCEFSTYLSEFLRENVSLFLSPGIQFGQNGDNFLRMNIACPKDLLLEGLNALKIGIEKFKKENNL; this is translated from the coding sequence ATGAAATACAATTTTGATTCAATAATTGATAGAAAACACACCAATTCACTCAAATGGGATTTATTTGATGATGAATATCCTATGTGGGTTGCAGATATGGACTTTTATGCAGCTCCACTCATTTATGAATCAGTGAATAGAAAAGCAAAGCATGGTGTTTATGCCTATTCATTTGTCAATGATGAGATTTTTGATTCATATATCAATTGGTGGAAAAAATATGGCCTTGATATGAAAAGGGATGAATTGTTGTTTGCAACAGGGGTCATGCCTTCAATTACAAGCATCATTCGTGCATTCACTGATGTTGGAGATAATGTATTAATCCAAACACCAGTTTACCATGTCTTCTTTTATGTGATTGAAGATAATGACAGAAATGTTGTTGAAAATCCGTTGATTTATGATTCAGATTCCAATGATGTGGAAACTGCTTATGCCATTGATTTTGATGATTTGGAAGAGAAATTCAAGGATCCAAAGACCAAATTGATGCTATTATGCAATCCTCATAATCCAATCGGAAGAATATGGGATGAGAAAACCCTTGAAAAGATAGCTGTTTTAGCAAACAAATATGATGTCATTGTTGTATCTGATGAGATTCATTGTGATTTGACTGATCCTGATTTGAAATATGTTCCGTTTGCATCTTTAGATCATGAGTTATCAAATAACAGCATTACATGCATTTCCCCAAGCAAGACCTTTAACATTGCAGGTCTTCAAAGTTCTGCAGTCTTCACTCGTAACAAGGAACTTTATGAAGTTTTAGAAAAGCAATTGTCAGTTGATTGCTTCAATCACCCTAACATTTTTTCAATTGATGCCACAATTGCAGCATACAAAAGTGAAGATTGGTTAAATGAATTGAGAGAAGTCCTATTTGAAAATAAAATGATTGTTGATGAGTTCCTAAAAAGTGAAATTCCTGAAATAAAATTGGTTCCGGCAAATGCAACCTATCTTTTATGGTTGGATTGCAGTAAGTTAAGGGGAGAAAATTTTGAAGGTTGTGAATTTTCCACTTATTTATCTGAGTTTTTAAGAGAAAATGTAAGTTTATTCTTATCTCCAGGAATCCAATTTGGACAAAATGGAGATAATTTCTTGAGAATGAATATTGCATGTCCAAAAGACTTATTGCTTGAAGGTTTAAATGCATTAAAAATAGGAATTGAAAAATTTAAAAAAGAAAATAATTTATGA
- a CDS encoding flavodoxin: protein MSILVAYYSRTEVTKKLAEAIAAETGADIEEIVSKVKYDGKIGFARGGKDALSEKIIDLGPLEHDVSDYDLVYLGVPVWAGKAANPMISYIKQNEGKFNDVKFFVTAGGSGFEGAIEQMEKYVGKAPLKTLTLVTKQVKHDEFDEELASFIE from the coding sequence GTGAGTATTTTAGTTGCTTATTATTCAAGAACAGAAGTTACAAAAAAATTAGCAGAAGCCATTGCTGCAGAAACTGGTGCAGATATTGAAGAAATTGTTTCTAAAGTGAAATATGATGGTAAAATAGGTTTTGCACGTGGTGGAAAGGATGCTCTTTCAGAAAAGATCATTGATTTAGGGCCATTAGAACATGATGTTTCAGATTATGACTTGGTTTATTTAGGAGTTCCTGTATGGGCTGGAAAAGCTGCAAACCCTATGATTTCATACATTAAGCAAAATGAAGGAAAGTTCAATGATGTAAAATTCTTTGTAACTGCAGGTGGAAGCGGTTTTGAAGGTGCCATTGAACAAATGGAAAAATATGTCGGCAAAGCTCCTTTGAAAACATTAACTCTTGTAACAAAACAAGTAAAACATGATGAATTTGATGAAGAGTTAGCTTCATTTATAGAATAA
- a CDS encoding nitroreductase family protein, whose translation MADFEEIINTRRSIREYDSKEVEDEKIEKILKAGMQAPGSRLGAEPWEFLIIKNKETLAKIGEIKPRVTNAPVAILLIANIERSFYKLVWQQDMSAAAENMLLEAVNLGLGGLWNGVAPEEERMNAIGEIVGLPKDDNLKPFCIITLGYPAEGWENKFMDKYDESRIHYETY comes from the coding sequence ATGGCTGATTTTGAAGAGATTATCAATACAAGACGTAGTATAAGGGAATATGATTCCAAGGAAGTTGAAGATGAAAAAATAGAAAAGATTCTAAAGGCAGGTATGCAAGCTCCTGGAAGCAGGTTAGGCGCTGAACCTTGGGAATTCTTGATAATCAAAAACAAGGAAACTCTTGCTAAAATTGGAGAAATCAAACCTCGTGTAACAAATGCTCCAGTAGCTATTCTTTTGATTGCAAACATTGAAAGGTCCTTTTATAAATTGGTATGGCAACAGGATATGAGTGCAGCAGCAGAGAACATGCTTCTTGAAGCTGTCAATCTTGGCTTAGGAGGATTATGGAATGGTGTGGCACCTGAAGAGGAAAGAATGAATGCCATTGGTGAGATTGTAGGTTTGCCTAAAGATGACAACCTAAAGCCATTCTGCATAATAACTCTTGGTTATCCTGCTGAAGGTTGGGAAAACAAGTTCATGGATAAATATGATGAATCCAGAATCCATTATGAAACCTATTAA
- a CDS encoding nitroreductase family protein has protein sequence MKLEINTETCTGCKLCETVCIRDNIEIIDKKAVEVDNGDCFDCGHCLAICPTGSISLNTYEDQKDRVEDYNPREIPINSEDLLQFLKQRRSIRWFKKKKVDKETFDKLFEAAYYSPSAQNAQDVEFVVLDEKLDDFMHLVYDIIKVEEDEFFRIKQFGEYLRGEGDYKNHPLLWEGTQMILSFSKSQANALIANTRLELLAYSMGLGGFYSLFTLKADELDHQRLMEFFPEIDRDKHMYSAFIIGYPRVKYRRTVPHKKIDVYYK, from the coding sequence ATGAAATTGGAAATCAATACAGAAACCTGCACTGGATGTAAATTATGTGAAACCGTTTGCATTAGAGATAATATTGAAATTATTGATAAGAAAGCTGTTGAAGTTGATAATGGAGATTGCTTTGACTGTGGGCATTGTTTAGCTATTTGTCCAACAGGAAGCATATCCTTAAATACATATGAAGATCAAAAAGACCGTGTTGAAGATTATAATCCTCGTGAAATTCCAATCAATTCTGAAGATTTATTGCAATTCCTAAAACAGCGCAGAAGCATTCGTTGGTTCAAGAAGAAAAAAGTGGATAAGGAAACTTTTGATAAGCTATTTGAAGCTGCCTATTACAGTCCAAGTGCTCAAAATGCTCAAGATGTTGAATTTGTTGTTCTTGATGAGAAACTGGATGATTTCATGCATTTGGTTTATGATATAATCAAAGTGGAAGAAGATGAATTCTTCAGAATAAAACAGTTTGGTGAGTATCTTAGAGGTGAAGGAGATTATAAGAACCATCCACTTCTTTGGGAAGGAACACAGATGATTTTGTCCTTTTCCAAAAGTCAGGCAAATGCATTGATTGCAAATACAAGACTTGAGTTATTGGCTTATTCAATGGGTCTTGGAGGATTCTATTCATTATTCACTCTTAAGGCGGATGAATTGGATCATCAAAGATTAATGGAATTCTTCCCAGAAATAGACCGAGATAAGCACATGTATTCTGCATTCATAATAGGTTATCCTAGAGTAAAATACAGAAGAACAGTTCCTCATAAGAAAATAGATGTGTATTATAAATAG
- a CDS encoding helicase HerA-like domain-containing protein, whose translation MYAENNILVGANENTEVYLLSKLANRHGLIAGATGTGKTVTLKTLAEAFSDMGVPVFLADMKGDVSGLAKVGEPNAKVTERMEKYKLADKGFVFKSYPVEFWDLYGEKGLPIRVTISEMGPQLLSKILNLSEAQEGVLNIVFRVADDENLLLIDLKDLKSMINHVSDNAELYESQYGAVAKKSATTLLRSILTLEDQGGDLFFGEPALELSDFMQCNDEGKGMINVLDSVKLSTAPELYSTFLLWMISELYETMPEVGDLDKPKFVFFFDEAHLLFDDMSPAFQKKVEQIIRLIRSKGIGVYFITQSPSDIPDTVLSQLGNRVQHALHAYTPKEQKAVKTAAETFRPNPEFDTTEVISTLGTGEALVSVLEEKGAPSIVQQVDILPPQSYIGAIEDNYRAELMSISSLRGKYRDAVDRESAYEMLLNKIDNNPNVQSEIPQDAPIREIPNQAEQAPAQQAPTQQAPAEQQAPAQQTPTQQAPAEQQAPAQTQAPEQPKQKGLLEDVIGIAVGTAVDQMTKQTTKSKRKTTRKTTVEKATTTVVNTAAREVTKGIIRGLFGNMK comes from the coding sequence ATGTATGCAGAAAATAATATCTTAGTTGGGGCTAATGAGAATACAGAGGTTTATTTGTTATCCAAATTAGCCAATCGTCATGGATTAATAGCTGGTGCAACTGGTACCGGTAAAACAGTCACTTTAAAAACACTTGCAGAAGCTTTCAGTGATATGGGAGTTCCTGTATTTTTAGCAGATATGAAAGGGGACGTTTCAGGTCTTGCAAAGGTAGGTGAACCAAACGCAAAAGTAACTGAAAGAATGGAAAAGTACAAACTTGCTGATAAGGGATTTGTATTCAAGTCATATCCTGTTGAATTCTGGGATTTATATGGTGAGAAAGGATTGCCTATTAGAGTCACAATCTCTGAAATGGGCCCTCAATTGCTTTCAAAAATATTGAACTTATCTGAAGCACAAGAAGGGGTATTGAACATCGTATTCCGTGTAGCAGATGATGAAAACCTTCTTTTGATTGATTTGAAAGATTTGAAATCCATGATTAATCATGTAAGTGATAATGCTGAACTTTATGAAAGCCAATACGGTGCAGTTGCCAAGAAATCAGCAACAACACTTCTCAGATCCATACTTACCCTTGAAGACCAAGGAGGAGACCTGTTCTTCGGAGAGCCTGCATTGGAACTCAGTGACTTCATGCAATGCAATGATGAAGGAAAAGGTATGATCAACGTATTGGATTCTGTAAAACTGTCTACAGCACCGGAATTATACTCAACATTCTTATTATGGATGATATCCGAACTTTACGAAACAATGCCGGAAGTAGGCGACTTGGACAAACCTAAATTCGTTTTCTTCTTCGATGAGGCTCACCTATTGTTTGATGACATGTCCCCTGCATTCCAGAAAAAGGTAGAGCAGATTATAAGATTGATTCGTTCAAAAGGAATCGGAGTATACTTCATTACACAAAGTCCATCCGATATTCCGGACACTGTCCTTTCACAGCTTGGTAACAGAGTGCAACATGCACTTCATGCATACACTCCAAAGGAGCAAAAGGCTGTAAAGACTGCTGCTGAAACCTTCAGACCAAACCCTGAATTCGATACAACAGAAGTCATTTCCACTTTAGGAACTGGAGAGGCATTGGTCTCTGTTCTTGAAGAAAAAGGAGCTCCAAGCATCGTGCAACAAGTTGACATTTTGCCTCCTCAAAGTTATATTGGAGCTATTGAAGATAATTACAGAGCAGAATTGATGAGCATTTCATCTCTTAGAGGAAAATACAGAGATGCAGTTGATAGGGAATCAGCATATGAGATGCTATTGAATAAGATTGACAACAATCCGAATGTACAATCTGAAATCCCTCAAGATGCACCTATTAGGGAAATTCCTAATCAAGCAGAACAGGCTCCAGCACAACAAGCCCCTACCCAACAGGCACCTGCTGAACAGCAAGCTCCAGCACAACAAACACCTACCCAACAGGCACCTGCTGAACAGCAAGCTCCAGCACAAACCCAAGCACCAGAGCAACCTAAACAAAAAGGATTGCTTGAAGATGTTATTGGCATAGCTGTTGGAACAGCAGTGGATCAAATGACAAAACAAACCACTAAATCCAAGAGAAAGACTACAAGAAAGACAACTGTTGAAAAGGCAACTACAACTGTTGTAAACACTGCTGCAAGGGAAGTTACAAAAGGGATTATTAGAGGATTATTTGGAAATATGAAATAA